The following are encoded in a window of Maylandia zebra isolate NMK-2024a linkage group LG5, Mzebra_GT3a, whole genome shotgun sequence genomic DNA:
- the abhd14a gene encoding protein ABHD14A has translation MNFLRNRLVVLGLVLLATLLLYLLLPSIRQGSMEPSLEAQKMGLMATPPLPLPTINVSIRTGQLPGDPPLFFREALPVDGAGRQILPRLQIVLLHGQAFTSKTWEELGTMALLATNGYQALAMDLPGYGKSPDSESLKTDQSRVDLLSRFMESLGVRAAVLLSPSMSGHYSLPFLMKNSAQLHGFIPIAPVGTRSYSAQQYQNIQTPTLIVFGAQDTNLGAQSHKNLIQLPNHFVLKLEGARHACYIDKTREFHQGLIEFLSKLK, from the exons ATGAATTTCTTGCGCAATCGTCTCGTTGTTCTGGGCCTGGTATTGTTGGCCACGTTACTGCTCTACCTTCTGCTGCCATCCATTCGCCAGGGCAGCATGGAGCCATCCCTGGAAGCTCAAAAAATGGGGCTAATGGCCACCCCTCCTCTTCCACTTCCAACTATCAATGTGTCTATTCGCACCGGACAGCTGCCTGGAGACCCCCCGCTGTTCTTCCGAGAAGCTTTACCAGTGGATGGAGCTGGACGGCAGATACTGCCAAG GCTGCAAATTGTCTTATTGCATGGTCAGGCCTTCACATCCAAAACCTGGGAAGAACTTGGTACCATGGCCCTGCTGGCAACTAATGGATATCAGGCCTTGGCGATGGACCTACCAG gaTATGGAAAATCACCAGACTCGGAGTCTCTGAAGACTGACCAAAGTCGAGTGGATCTCCTTTCAAGGTTCATGGAGTCTTTGGGGGTGAGGGCAGCTGTGCTTTTGAGCCCATCGATGAGTGGACATTACTCCCTCCCCTTTCTCATGAAGAACAGTGCTCAGCTACACGGTTTTATCCCTATAGCACCAGTTGGGACCCGGAGTTACTCTGCACAGCAGTACCAAAATATTCAG ACTCCCACTCTGATTGTGTTTGGAGCACAGGACACAAATCTGGGTGCCCAGTCCCACAAGAACCTCATACAACTCCCAAATCACTTCGTGCTGAAGCTGGAAGGAGCGCGCCATGCCTGCTATATTGACAAAACCAGAGAATTTCACCAAGGATTGATTGAATTCCTCAGCAAACTGAAATGA